The genomic interval TGAGGACGTTGCCGTCCACCACGCCGATGCCCACCCCCGGGGCTGTCATCATACGGTGGTTCGTCATGACGGTTTCCCGGCCCGCCACTCCGGGCAGGATGCTTTTCCGCCCTCCCGCGAACCCGGCATAGTAGTGCAGGAGCACTTCGCCGATGGCGAGCCTGAGATCGGCCTCTGCCACGGTCCTGTTGATCATCAGCCGGTTGCCGGTGGAGAGGGTTCCCATGTCCACGAGATCGGGGGAATCGCAGTCGTGGTTCTCCACCCGGTATTTGGAAAAGACGGCATCCCCGACGGTCTGCCTCGTTTCGTCGTCGCTCATGGGACGGTGGGTTCCCGTGGCCACCACTATGGCGATCCCCGAGGAGGGGACACCCAGCCGCTCCAGCTCCTCCAGCAGGGGAGGAAGCATCTCGGCCGTGGGGGTTGACCGGGTCATGTCGTTGACGATGATAGCCGCCGTCTCCGGTTTATGGGTGGAGACGATTTCCTCCAGGGACGGCCCCGCCGTGGGGCGCTTCACAAGCCCGGCAACCTCGGCGGCCAGGTCGGCCACGGGCTCCCCACCGGAGGGTTCGAGCACCGCCAGAACGTTTTTGTCGGGGATGGAAAGGAAGATATCCTCCCTTCCCCATTTCAGTTTCGTTTTCACAGCACATGACCTCCTTCAGCGGGGCAGCCCACGACCGGAACCGGCGGCATTTCGCTGGGACCTCTGCCAGAGGAACACGCCCGCCGCAAGGGCAACTCCTGCCGCGTCCGTCACGGCGCCGGGGAAAATGAGCAGCAGCGAGCCGACAAACATGCCGAGCCTCTGGAGGACGTTCATCGGCACATAGAGATAATTCTGCAGTGATGCCGCGAGGGCGATGACGCCCACCAGGCTCGTCACGGTAGACAGGGCGATGGACAAGTAATCCCCTCCCACGAGCAGCAGGTCCGGATTGTAGATGAAGGTGAAGGGGATGAGAAATCCCGCGAGGGAAATCCGGAATCCCGTCCAGCCCACTGCCGACGGGCTCTGCCCCGACAGGCCCGCCGCTCCGTAGGATGCGATGGCCACGGGAGGCGTCAGGTTGGAAAGGCAGGCGAAGTAGTAGGAGAACATGTGGGCCGCCAGGGGGTTCACACCGAGCTTCACAAGGGCGGGGGCCGCGATGGTGGCGGTGACGATGTAGCAGGCCGTCGTGGGAAGCCCCATGCCCAGGATGACGCAGACGATCATGGTGAGGAAGGTGGTGATGAGGATGCTGCCTCCCGCGAGGGAGACGATGTTGTCGCCCAGGACGAGCCCCAGGCCGGTGAGGTTGGTGATGCCGATGATGTTGCCCACCACGGCGCAGGCGATGCCCACGCCCACGCTCTGCCGGGCGCCCGATTCCATTGCCTTGAGGAAGGACTTCCAGGTAAGCCGCGTTTCCTTCGTGATGAAGCTCACGCCCACCGAGGCGATAATGCCGTAGAAAGCCGCATAAAGAGGTGTCCGGCCGATGAGCAGGAGGTACACGATGACGATGATGGGAACGAGCAGGTGTCCCCGCTCCCTCATGACCTTTCTGATGGGGATGATCTCTTCCCTGGGGATGGGCTTCATGCCCATCTTGACGGCCTCGATGTGGATGACGGCGTACTCGGCAAGGTAGTAGAGCACCGCCGGGATGGCCGCAGCCAGCATGATCTTGGCATAGTGGACCCCGAGAAACTCGGCCATGATGAAGGACGCCGCGCCCATGACGGGGGGCATGATCATGCCTCCCGTTCCCGCCACGGCGACGACAGCAGATGCGAAGACGGGCTTGAAGCCGGCGCCGGTCATGAGGGGAATGGTGAAGGTTCCGGTGGCCGCCACGTTGCCCACGGCGCTTCCGTTGATCATCCCCATGAGGCCGCTGGCCACGATGGATACCTTGGCCTCGCCGCCGATGGTCCTTCCCGCCAGTGACATGGCGAGGTCCTTGATGAACCGTCCCATGCCCGTCTCGGTGAGGAAGGCACCGAAGAGGATGAAGAGAAAAATGTAGGTGGACGACACGCCGAGGGAGATGCCGAAAATACCCTCGGAGGAGAGGAAAAGCTGGTACACGATGCGCCGGAAGGTGAACCCGGTGTGCCCGAGGACGCCGGGAATGTATTCCCCCCAGTAGCCGTAGGCGAGGAAGAGCATGGAAAGAATCATCAGCTCCTTGCCCACGGTCCGCCTCGTCGCCTCGAGGATGCAGACGATGAGGACGGTGCCCATGACGTAGTCCGGTGTTATGGCGGTTCCCCGGATGCTGAAGGCGTCGAAGGCGAAGAGGATGTACAGGCTCGACGACAGGGAAAGGGCGAGCCAGATGTAGTCAATCACCGAAGGCCGTTCCCTGGGAGCCCGCTTCGACCCGGGGTACAGAAGGAAGGTCAGGAGCACGAGGAAGGCAAGGTGGACGCTCCGCTGCTTCATGGCCATCAGTGTCCCGAAGCCCGAGGTGTAGAGGTGGAACAGGGACATGGCAAAGGCGATGACCGTTATGACCGCCGCCCACTTTCCCGAATATTTCCGGAACCGGGATTCCGCGTCCGCTTTTTCGAGGACCTTCTCCGCTTCTTCTTCCGAAATTACGTCAACAGCCGGTTCTTGATTCTCGTTGAGTTTAACGTTCTGATCAGTCACAGCCTATTACCTCCGCACGGACGAATGAGGGGAGGGAACAGCCCGTCCCCTCCCCCTGAAAAACACAACCGGTGCTAGTCTACAATAAGCTTCTCCGGTACGTTGACTCCCTTTTCCTTCAGATACTTCACCGCTCCCTTGTGAAGGGGAATGGTCATTCCGTTCAGGGAGTTCTCCAGCAGCGTATAGGCAGTTGCCTTGTGGGCCGCCACGAGGTCGTCGTGGAAGTCATAGGTCGCCTTGGTCAGGAGATATACGAGCTCCTCGTCCTGGCGGACGTCGGTGAAGAGGATGTTGGACAGGGCGATGGTCCTGATTTCCTTGTCCTGGTTGGGATAGGAGCCTGCCGGAATGGTGAAGGGGAAGTACCAGGGGAATTTCTCCACGATTTCCTTGATCTTGTCCTCTTCCATGGAGATGAGTTCACCGGCGCCGGAAGAAAGCACGTCCATGATGGCCGCCGTGGGAACGCCGCCGGCGATGTGGGCCCCGTCGGTCTGGGCGTTCTTGATAAGGTCCACCGCTTCGTTGTAGCCGAGGTAATCAGCGGTGACGTTGGTCTCGCCCTGGTCCTTCATGTAGTTCAGGCCGTACACTTCCATCATCTCGCGGCTGTTGATCTCGGTGGCGCTGGCCACCTGGCCGGG from Aminivibrio sp. carries:
- a CDS encoding lactate racemase domain-containing protein, translated to MKTKLKWGREDIFLSIPDKNVLAVLEPSGGEPVADLAAEVAGLVKRPTAGPSLEEIVSTHKPETAAIIVNDMTRSTPTAEMLPPLLEELERLGVPSSGIAIVVATGTHRPMSDDETRQTVGDAVFSKYRVENHDCDSPDLVDMGTLSTGNRLMINRTVAEADLRLAIGEVLLHYYAGFAGGRKSILPGVAGRETVMTNHRMMTAPGVGIGVVDGNVL
- a CDS encoding TRAP transporter permease, coding for MTDQNVKLNENQEPAVDVISEEEAEKVLEKADAESRFRKYSGKWAAVITVIAFAMSLFHLYTSGFGTLMAMKQRSVHLAFLVLLTFLLYPGSKRAPRERPSVIDYIWLALSLSSSLYILFAFDAFSIRGTAITPDYVMGTVLIVCILEATRRTVGKELMILSMLFLAYGYWGEYIPGVLGHTGFTFRRIVYQLFLSSEGIFGISLGVSSTYIFLFILFGAFLTETGMGRFIKDLAMSLAGRTIGGEAKVSIVASGLMGMINGSAVGNVAATGTFTIPLMTGAGFKPVFASAVVAVAGTGGMIMPPVMGAASFIMAEFLGVHYAKIMLAAAIPAVLYYLAEYAVIHIEAVKMGMKPIPREEIIPIRKVMRERGHLLVPIIVIVYLLLIGRTPLYAAFYGIIASVGVSFITKETRLTWKSFLKAMESGARQSVGVGIACAVVGNIIGITNLTGLGLVLGDNIVSLAGGSILITTFLTMIVCVILGMGLPTTACYIVTATIAAPALVKLGVNPLAAHMFSYYFACLSNLTPPVAIASYGAAGLSGQSPSAVGWTGFRISLAGFLIPFTFIYNPDLLLVGGDYLSIALSTVTSLVGVIALAASLQNYLYVPMNVLQRLGMFVGSLLLIFPGAVTDAAGVALAAGVFLWQRSQRNAAGSGRGLPR
- a CDS encoding TAXI family TRAP transporter solute-binding subunit, producing the protein MNVRKSIIAAVVVLALVFAAGPMIVGAEAKSYRLNIATATTGGAYYPIGNAMAQIWSKNIKEVIRASAQSTAGTPQNVELMRNEEVQIAIGQNGICYYAFNGKGTYEGKPPYKEMRGMFTLYPNVMHWIVRKDAGIKSVADFKGKKFVPGQVASATEINSREMMEVYGLNYMKDQGETNVTADYLGYNEAVDLIKNAQTDGAHIAGGVPTAAIMDVLSSGAGELISMEEDKIKEIVEKFPWYFPFTIPAGSYPNQDKEIRTIALSNILFTDVRQDEELVYLLTKATYDFHDDLVAAHKATAYTLLENSLNGMTIPLHKGAVKYLKEKGVNVPEKLIVD